Genomic DNA from Theobroma cacao cultivar B97-61/B2 chromosome 3, Criollo_cocoa_genome_V2, whole genome shotgun sequence:
tttaaaatcaTGTTTAGTTGAAGAATTAATGAATGGATTAAAAAGCTTGCAAAGCTAAGTTAAAATCGAATAGTTTTGAGGTGTTTTAGAGATTAATGTGCCAAGTTTATGAGtagtttttaattgttaaaaactagttttatcaaattaaattactgCATGTTTCGGCCAAACTTGATTTAGTATGAAAAGAGTTCATAAAAACTCATGTATTCGAGTTCTAAAACAACAAAGATTCAATGCAGAAAATTTTGTACAGCTATGATCGATTTTGGTGGCTTCATTCTTCAtgaattttgtgtttaattgtTAAACACACTTGCTGAAAATTTCCAGTAGCTTTTTCATGAGTTTGACTCATGATTTATGGAATTTTAAGAGCACTTAAATAccatctattttaattttgggtgatccgtaaaaaaaaaaggaaattgttTCTTACTTTAAAAGcaattcctaaaattaaggatagaattttaattttgggtgattcataaaataggaaattgtttcctactttaaaagaaattcctaaaattaaaGATAGTATTCTAATTTGGAAAATTCATAGAAAATAGTTTTCGACTTCAAAAGAAAGTCCTAAAGTTATGTGATAGCATTGAactttccttaaaattttggtttgactaaaaGTTTCCAAAAATTTGTTAAGTCACCATTTAGGTTACTTGAACAACAtacaatttaggaaactaatccatgttctaaatgttagaaattaaaatgttgtCTTAGATATATTTTAGGAAGCTTACCTAAAATAAAGAAGTTTCCAAGATTAAAAGGAGTtttaattatggaaagaattaaaatggaaagtcttaaaaaggaaagttttattttaatgaatttcTAATAAGAAATAAGGAGTAAAATGTTTActttaagtgttttgaaaataagaatttcttaaacactaaattgaaataaaacaataccaaataatttgagTCTAGCACTTTAAGTGAACTAATTGATGCTTTTCTCAAATAACACACAATATAACCAAGTGATATTGAGCTTGCATTTATTTCTATGCTTTTGATTGTGATTATAAAGCAtgaggatgattatggacttagaCCTTAGAAGATTAGGTCATGGATggttaaaattatttcttatggtatttatcttaaaataagGTCTGCGCACCCTACCttatctctattttctctaGGTTGTACAATTCTTTTCTCACCTAACTCCCCTCAAATGTAACTTGAGGTTtcttgattataaaatgtaattagttacatCAAAGTGTAAAACTAAGGTTAGATAGAAACATTTTTGTAACTTGAAGATGGAGATCCAAAGGCACCATAGAGATTCAAGGAGATTACAAGCAAAGCTTGAAGACGATATTTGTGTAAATCGCCTAGGAATTTGACCAATTGATTTCCTTAACAGCTcgaggaaattagaattagtaaagtccataatcatcctagTAGTTGGCATgcgatagatttatttttcagtatatatatatgatatatgtgAAATGCGATAAATGTTATGCATGTCAACAATGCCAAATCAATGAGaccttaattaatgaattaataaataaaaatcccTCATTAATATATTGAATCAAAGTTGCCTTCCAGCATATAATAAGATAACCAGGCTGCTTTTTTAATTGGAGGCttgttgagtcactcaagGCCAAACTTTTACACGAGTATGTTTGAGTGGttggtgggtcttactcaactagtacCATATTGTTCGGATGTGTCACACATGACTGCATAGTATTAAAGGCATAGTTAGGCAAAAtgtatatgatatgtttagaCAAGGAGTTGTCACCTAActgatctaggagttgtataagatacaattggtaagctaAGTTACCTAGTTAACTAGTTTCATTATGGCttgttgagtcactcaagGTCATGGTGGGATGAAAAGGGACCTAGCtcaataagaagtttaaaggttaaatttctcaaaatagTAGAGAAGGGCTagtattttgataaaatattaagaataatcatataagattttaaaaccttgtctttatgattatataatttacattaatgactaataatcatatatgttgatttatatAGGATATAAATTTATCATGGCAAATAGTTTGTCACTTAGAAGCATACTTGATGCAAACAAGTTGACTGGCCCAAATTGCATTGACTGGTTTCGTAATATCAAGATTGTCttgaaacaagagaaaaaggctTATGTCCTAGATGGTCCTATTCTCGAGGTACCTGGTAATGATGCTACAAATGAGGAAAAGGAGGCTTATAGAGTTTATATGGATGATCTCGATCAAGCCACATGTGTGATGTTGGCTAGTATGGCTCCAGATcttcaaaagcaacatgaagCTATGAATGTCTTGGATATTATCCTAAACCTTAGAGAAATGTTCGATAAGGAAAGTCATAAAGAGAGATTCGACATTTCAAGGGAATTGTTCCGATGTAAGATGTCTGAGGGAAGCCTAGTAAGACCTCATGTGCTTAAGATGATAGGATATATCACTCGACTTGAgtagttaagttaggttatgGATCATGATTTGAGCATAGACCTTGTACTTTCTTCGCTACCAAAGAGCTATTCACAATTTGTGTTGAACTTCAATATGAACAAGATTGAGGTAACCCTTTCAGGCTTATTGAATATGCTTACGTAGGCTGAGAACACCATTGCGAAGGAGAAGCCTTCAGTTCATCTTGCCttttctaagaaaaataaaaataaggaaagaaaattttctaagaaagACAAAGATAAAAAGGCATCAACTTCAAAAGGTATAAAGCCTACTGGAGGAGTGAAAAAGGACAAGGACAAGACAAATGCCATTTCTACGGCAAACTTGGGCATTGAAGGTACAATTGCAAGGATTATCTTGAATCCATCaaagggaagaaagaaaaggaagtttCCACATTAGGTATGAAtcatatgatgatttatttttcactacttgGTAAATGATACCTTACTCTTTATTAATGGTTTTAATATGTATGACATATTGAAGGAACTAAAGACAAAAAGAAGTGAAGAATAGGATCATGAAGGGGACAACCTTAGTTTATGGTGATCAAGCTTGTCGACCTAGATTAGATTGTggaacaataaaaaattttagaacatTGAATGTTTTCATGGCATGATTGTCAAGATGAGATGTTTTTGGTGTTGGACCTAtgactaaatatttattttatgtttaggaaatatagatttatattttgctaGCATGAGATGCTtagcttatatatatttatgtactTACATTAcgtctcattttattttggaattgCTGTAAATTATTTATCCTTATAGTATAACCTTGCATATATGATAATCAATACTAAGTCATAATGATAAGATTATTgtgatattatttttcttttgattatgaatcaaaaagaaaattaatgagTTGACTTAGACAAAATTGACTCATAACTCAATGAATTCATAAAAGGgttatgaacatatttagtcAAGGACCATTCTTAATGAAATCTTGGATCTAAATTACGATTGCTTAGAACTAAATAGCAATTGATTATCATAATGAATTCATAAGAGATGAATTACAATGCATTCCAAACCCAATTAATCGCATGAACTAACCTTTGAGAGGATTTCATTCCATAACCAATGATGAATGACTAATGACATGTAAGTATACATAAAAGTTATGGATATAGCACCCCAAAGGAAAGTAAATAAGTTTACTTGGCAAGATTTCTATACATGATAGAAATAGTGGGAACTAATGACACTTTAAAAGTCAAATGttatgaaattatgaaatccaATAGATAAGATCTAtgcacaaaaaattaatttaatggGATGCATAAAGATGCATAATTCATGACATAAATCCATTAAATACAAACCATTAGTAGGATGCATATTAATGCACTACTTATGTAAAATGAGTCTATTAAATAATCCAACATGAATGATTGGATAATAATCTCTATTCaatgtaataaattcaaaatagttGAATACATTGAATaagataaacatattttgtgCACATCATAAGGTTAATGGGAGTAAGATTAGTTACTCATTAAAAGTCTATAAGATACATTTACTAGtctaagaaaaacaaaatgggaCAAAAGAGTTAGAGCCTAAAAAGGGATTCGACAAAAGAATTTAGGATTACATGTTAAACGAGTTTTACATAGAGAGAATCCTAAATGTTAAAAGTGATATAAAGTCATGATTGAGCAGTTGTATTGGACTGGTTCCAAAACAAGAGATAACtatatgattatatatataatcggATACAAATCTTTTGTTTAGGCTACAAAAGAGAAGATATTTGGATCATTAGTTTAATGAACCAATAAATGATTCCGAGTTGTTAAAGTAACAATAAGAGCCATAATAATGGAATCAAGGTCTCATTGTGATCTAAATTAGTATTTCGATTATGACAATGGAGATTGtcaaacatataaattaacatattctCAACCATTGGAATTTGAGTTGTCCAAGTGAGACACAATTGCTAAGCAAAAGAGTTTGATATTGGATACGTTAGCAATTGACTAAGTgcaagtgggagattgttggtatatgcccatgagccaattggattgatcaaggaatatatatgcttatttaatgcatatttaaTCGCATAATTATATGCtataaaggttttccttcatgttacTGCAATAATGaagagttattaagtactaattggatgaagcccatggaacataaaggccttgcaagagaattgtaaagttgttacaattatgagatcactcTGAATCAAGCTATGTTCTTAAAATTGTTCCTAgacattgtattgtcaag
This window encodes:
- the LOC108661136 gene encoding uncharacterized protein LOC108661136 codes for the protein MANSLSLRSILDANKLTGPNCIDWFRNIKIVLKQEKKAYVLDGPILEVPGNDATNEEKEAYRVYMDDLDQATCVMLASMAPDLQKQHEAMNVLDIILNLREMFDKESHKERFDISRELFRCKMSEGSLVRPHVLKMIGYITRLE